The genomic interval AACTTCGGcaatgaaggcccaagtgataaatattgtttggagtagttctgtgttatcagaTGTCACTTCATAGAATGAATGGGCAAAGGCTACATCACAGCCTAGGCAGTGCAtcctgatagcaacgtgtttgatttgATAAAATTCTGAAGATGGTTACCTTGACTTAACCGAGcgatttgtgcagtattgtcattttgttgtacatgcTATTAGgtgaaatgtcattaaaataataaagtatgatgcGTTTTAGAAAGCTTGTGTATCCTGTAtccattgaaatatgttttagccaggtgctgtcttgtgcTATAAAGTAACTAAAATTGGATTAGTTCCCTTTggtatggtgtcagtataatatgacaggATGGAACAGGCCCTACCATAGATTTTTTGCTAAAAATCTATAATCgctaatcaaatataaaatttttgtatttacctAAAATagttcaaattattgccttaaatatagtaaatatcagacttgtacagGCCGTACCTGTACTATTTGAAGTTTGAAAAGTTGTATCATGACCCAATTTGTAAATTTTAGGAATATAActtttaatttacatatatttatatatttttttaatttataattttgaaCGATAACAGTTACACAGCAGAGGCTGATCGATTTTGTGACAGGTAATTCTTTAGGCAGTTctaaaaaaatagcaaaaatttaTTTGGATTTGCAGTAACccattttttgtcaaaaatctgcAGTACAGCCTCTTAAACTCTTTACTAAGGATTGAGTGAAAGGCTCTGAAGTGATGATTTTTTCCTCATTGTCTTTCGACAGGTATGATCCCCCCTGGGGTAGACCCTCAAGTCTATCAGTGGTTCATCGCCGTTGATGCTGACAGATCAGGGAAAATCTCAGCCATTGAACTGCAACAAGCTCTGACCAATACGAACTGGTCACATTTCAACCCTGAAGTCTGTCGTCTTATGATAGGTGATAGCCTTGTAATTTTATTGACTGCATTTGGCCTATAAattcgccccccccccccacccccgaaAGAGTGCTTTTAGAGGCAAGTAAAGATCTAAAAAATGTTACTTCTTgttctgaaacttacatttttgtaGTAGGATATCAATGTACCTTCAAAACtaacctcaaaacacctatctaagatcaatagaacacTCAGAATTCAAATGAATAAGTTAGTCATGGGggaatttttttgtcaaatgcAGCGCTGGTATCTccatggttcagttggttagcgcactagcgcagggtaatgacccaggagcctctcaccaatgtggtcgctgtgagttcaagtgcagcttatgctggcttcctctccggccatgtgtgggaaagtctgtcagcaaccagcaaatggtcatgggtttccgccaggttctgcccggtttcctcccaccataatgctggctgccatcgtataagtgaaatattcttgagtactgtgaaaaacaccaatcaaataaataaatagttttcacATTTTGCACATCTGTGTGGTATACAGAAAATTGGCAGAGAAAAAAGTCTCATTTAAATGGTCACAAAATCATGGGGATATAAAGCAGTCTGGTTTTGGTCAActccattattattattattattattatgcatgatatttatctgtttaactATTGTGTGCACAGTTTGAACCTTTATGATGGCTATTGTCTTAATTAAAGTTTTCTCTTTTCTTGTAAAATATGTGCTCTTTTACAACTTGAATGTAGAACTGaagatatgtatacatattattagttacatggttactcattGACTCAATCCGGAAATATACGTGTATACTGTCAGTATTGCCTTGCCAAATACAAGGGTTTCATGTGGGAGTAAGCATGTAGTGAATGCAGACTTCCAAAGATCCATCAGTTCAGCGCAAAAGACAATAAAGATGTGTAGGAGAATTGCTTCAGTGATGTAGCCAGTGTTTTGACAACTGAACAAAGGGCGATATTTTAGTCAGCAGACGCATGCAACAGCTGCATGAGAAGGGAataccccaattcttcaaccttttcgcatatgaaagggcaactttcagtgcaatttatgaaacTTCGTTTGATTTTGGTGAAAAAACCACATCTTCAGTTGACCTACTGTACTTCATGTTGACCCGCTATGTTTTTATTATACAGGAGTAGCATTATCGTTATCGTTACTGGCTTAATATCATCACATTGGTCAGGATGAAGAAATcagttatttgttatttaaaccTCTGTCAGTGATCACCATCTTGTAGCAGACTGCAGATGTATTAATAATGATGATATTCCATGGTTATTTTGTAGGAATGTTTGACCGTGACCAAAGCGGCACAATAGACCTGTTAGAGTTCCAGTCACTGTGGACGTATATACAGCAGTGGAGGGGCGTCTTCCAGCAATACGACAGGGACAGGTCGGGAGCCATTGAGGGGGCAGAGCTTCACACAGGTGGGAGGAGTTTGACATCTTGGATTGCTTCATTGTCTGCCTGATAAGTCAGTgaaaagatttaaattttattatattagaGCAGTACCCTTTAATGTGGCTGTTAGGCTGTTTAGATGGTCACATGGCTTTGACCAATATGGCATACACATTGACATCCTTGAGGAGGTAAGAACTTGTGTAGCACTATGTGGGAAGGGTCGTGAGTTAGTTGCCAAAGGCTAGTGGTATACTTTAGGAACTCAGGTATCCATCCAATAAACAGACTTCCTTTGCATGGTGAAAAAAAGCGTGTTTAGCTGTGACGAACAACTCTAAAGTGTCTCTGTTTGACAGTTGAACAAGTTGTGTGTCggtaaaatctttaaacatgGACCCATTTACTTTACGAGAGACCTAAGTTTAATGACCTTGACCTGTTTGTAGATGACGTAGCTTTTGCGAATTCGCGCTtggtaaagcatatatgaaatGCCTggcttttatttctttatgcGAAGTGTAAGAGGTGGAGCAatacataaaagtgaaaaaaacaaaacagagagaaaatttattttctcaatCTCTTGGAggtatctttcttcattttcctaattaaaaccatactctgcattttacatgtattcttagATGACCAGTTGtacaaataactaaatcattGCATTACTTGTTTCCTTAGCCTTATCACAGATGGGGTACAACTTGTCGCCTAATTTCATCAACCTGGTAGTGTGTAAGTTTGATGTGCAGGCACGCCGTCAACTTACTCTGGACAACTTCATCCAGGCGTGCGTCATGCTCAGATCCATCACCGAGACCTTTCGCCAAAAAGACACAGGTGGCATGGGCACCATTCAGATCTCCTATGAGGACTTCATGACCATGGCTATGTTAAATAAACCTTAATTAATTCTCTTCAGGAATCGTTTTAGCTTTAGGTATAACTAAAAACCAGCCTTCAATAAGTGTCAGGAAGAGAGCATAAGGCTTTTGAGCCCTTATGATTCACTGAAATAATCCTTATTCAACTTCCGCAGAAATCTTGTGAAAGTCCAGGGATTTCAGGACCTGTTTTCACTCACAATACCGTGGctttcatttgatttctgtGAAAGTCAGATAGCACCTAGTAATACATGTTTCACAAGGTTCTGTCAATCCATTTTCTGGTATaaacttttctttcagaaatGATGTTGCCTAAGGAATGTtgcaacaagaaaaaaatgtatttacaaagttttgagAAAGTTAGTCCAGGAATTTGATTTGGACAGGCAAACTGCAGTGGCTTGGCAATGGCAAGGCAACTCTCAAAATTATAGCCTGACTGAAACGAGCCAATAGATAACATTGTAACATGTGCTATGTCCAGATGTGTAACCCCAATTAATGCTAATACTCTTACTAAAACACTTTCTATAAGACGTCCTCTAAGTAGTTAACATTTTTGATGAAGTAGTCATCATAGTCTGAATGAAATAAACCCATGAACGCATAGATGTTTACATATCCATCTATGTTTGGATCCTGTGAACTCACAAAGTGTTGATATATAGAGCCTGTCAACTCACAAAATGTCGATATATAGAGCCTGTCAACTCACAAAATGTCGATACATAGAGCCTGTCAACTCactttcaaataaaatcaaaagctTCATCCTGTAAACTCACAAAAAGTCAACTCACACAGCCTGTAagccctttttttttaaaagtaacaTATAGAATCTAGAAACTAAAAACTATATAATCTACAGATATGTAACAATTTACCTCATTTGGAATTGTCAGGTACAAACTTGTTAATGTTGACCATGACAACATAATATACTTACTTAAGCTGACCTTGAAAAATACATgaggtaaaagtgaaaaatgcaGAATaccaaattttttaaattaaatgatgTGAGAGCAGATGGGAACATTTTTAGTTTAAACTTAAAAGTTAGCTTGTTTAAGAGGGTTTTATATTCAGCTTTGATTTTGTGTCTATTTTGGATGTTGGCCTTACACTTCAAAAAGCAAACTCTTTCGTGGCTTTACACATTTGGTgtgaaacatgtatgtaaaaagagATGGTGTaaatatcacatgtaaatgagctgattattaattttttacttttctgtAGAAAGAGGTGATAGTTAACTGCGTGTGCTTGTCACTCAGGCAGTGATATTTTGTagttttacatttgttacatgtatctgtgtgctTGGCATACAAACAGTCCAGCTCATTATGACATATGATgcctttgaaaatattttttggaaaTTATTATATTGAGTgggccagaaaaaaaattaaatttgtttttgttttaatactatTTCACCTATGATGTTGAAATTGTCATAAAAGGTGTGTAACATGTTaataatgtgaacaaaataccaGTCATATGTTTTGACTAATCACATATTTAAGAAGGTTATTATTTCTCTCTGGACCAGTCAGTGCTattcaaaacagtttaaaattttgagatGCCTAtgtattttagatttttttccagttttcattttgtttaaatcCGAAATATTATATCTTCATTGTTCTTTTAATTTACATCTTTGTTAAATATGCCTTCTGGTTGTTTGTTGTCCACTCTTTGACCACTGATGTGCAGGGTTCTCTGGCCTATACTCACCTGTACTGTTGATTGCACCTGTGACCACTCATGACAGGAGCATGTCCTTTGATTTTATACTTATATGCTTAAGACATCAGTGCATTAACTATACAGATTGCCGATTCTACATATATTCATGGCACCCtataaaattttattgataCCTGCTGCTCGATACTTGcaatttaataaattatattattcattttaagAAAATTGTGACAATGTTTTAATAGAAGTTATTAAACTAATCAAACATCCTCACCTGTTCTTTGTTGTTCTATGTACAGCGTTGTCTGTTATGTCATCCCATTTCTGTTGTCATCATTGTTCTGTATAACCTTGTCTGTCATGTCTTATATGCTATGTCTGTTCTGTTGGTTAGTCTCCATTGTTCAGTACGGCATTGTCTGTCATGTCTATACCTTTGGGTTGTCCCCACTGCTCTGTACAACATTGTCTGCATGTGTTTACTCATGGGTTTTCTCTGTTGTCATTCTGTACAACATTATCTGTCATGTCTACTGTTGTCTTGTCATCGTTGTTCTGTACAACATTGCCATGTCTTACTGTTGGGTTGCCTCCATTATTCTCTACGACATTGTCTGTGATGTTTTGACTGTTGTCTTGTCAGCACTGTTCTGTACAACATTGTGTGTCATGTCTCTACTGTTGTCTTGTCATTGTTGTTCTGTACAACATTGTCTGTCATGTCTTACTATTGGGTTGCCTTAATTATTCTCTACAACATTGTCTGTGATGTTTTGACTGTTGTCTTGTCAGCACTGTTCTGTACAACATTGTGTGTCATGTCTCTACTGTTGTCTTGTCATCGTTGTTCTGTACAACATTGTGTGTCATGTCTTACTATTGGGTTGCCTCCATTATTCTCTACAACATTGTCTATGATGTTTTGACTTGTCTTTTCAGCACTGTTCTGTACAACATTGTCAGTCATGTCTTACTATTGGGTTGCCTCCATTATTCTCTACAACATTGTCTGTGATGTTTTGACTGTTGTCTTGTCAGCACTGTTCTGTACAACATTGTGTGTCATGTCTCTGCTGTTGTCTTGTCATCGTTGTTCTGTACAACATTGTGTGTCATGTCTCTGCTGTTGGGTTGCCTCCATTGTTCTGTACAACACTATCATGTCTTTACTGTTTTCTTGTTATCATTGTTTTGTGTGGTGTGTTGTCTTCATTGATCTTCATGGTTCATTGGTCTTCACGGTTGTCTTTTCTCCATTGTTCTATACAGAATTGTCTGTCACATCTACACtgttattttatattcattgtTGTGTGCAACATTGTCTGTCATGTCTACACTGTTATGTTGTATTCATTGTTCCGTCCGTACCTGataaggtttgtcagcaacctgtgaatggttagaggtttcctctgggctctgctcgtTTTCCTTCCTTCATATTGCTTGTTGCTGTCCGGATAAGCGAAATACCGAGTATGGCGGACCAAtcggcaatcaaataaataaagaaatatttgttgCTCTATAAAGCATTGTCTTCCCTGTTATTTTGTCTTCATTGTTCTAGACCGCATTGTCTGGTGTGTTTTCGCCGTTGTCTTTTCTTCATTGTTCTGTACAGAATTGTCTGTCATGTCTACACTGTTATGTTGTCTTCATTGTTCTGTACAGAATTGTTTAAAGTGTCttcattgttgtgttgtcttcATTGCGGTACATGGTACAGCACTGTtggtttgtctgtgtgtctgtctggcTGAGTAATTAAGCCCAGGTTTCAACGAAAAGAAGAGAGACAAACTGAGTAACcattgtttgtgttgtgtgtCTTGTCTATACCACCTGTGGTTGTCTCGGTCCAAATTATAAACATCCGGAGAACCTCTGGCACTTCAGGCACAACGGCTGCTTGCTTCGGGGCTAAAACCATGTCCAACTTGGTATATGGAAACAGGTCTTTCTGTCCATTTTTGGTCTGCTTTTGTTACATAGGTCTGCAAAACACGACAACAATCAAAAGTTTGAAACTGGGCAAAAAGTGAACCTTGACAATCACACAAGCTATGAAGCAAAAACTATGTAAGCACGCATGTTACCCACGACTACCCATCTTGAAAGTTCGCGTGAATAGCGGTTCCGAGTGAatgatttatgtattgatttcattggttttttacgccgtacatgagaatatttcacttatacaatggtggccagcatttcgAGGGGCGGGGGGGgaaccccggggaaacccatgaccatccgctggcTGTTGGAGATCTTCCCAcgttcgaccggagaggaaaccaacatgaacGAGTGAATTAAAGATAGATTCATACACTTGCCACGTGGGCAGTAATTCACATTACGCATAAATATAGTTGGAACTAAAGAATCCCTGATGAATATTCCTCACACTCGCGTATTCGTCGAATAAGGGGATCGATTTTCAAGTCAAAACGTTATCTGTGGTGCATGTAATTTGAAAAGGATCccttttttatattttcgtaTTTGCCTACATTAATATGCTGTGGATATACACGTCCATGCGGTTCTCGAAGATTTTTCAGGTACATACAAGGCTGTTAGGTTTGTGTGTGGATGGGAGAAACCATAGCGGCGTGCACGATGGGTCACTTCTCTCGAACAGGTTCCTGACACACCTGGATCCCAACTGCGAAAACAGACCCTGTTTTATGCATATAGAATAAACACTGACTACACAGTGTGCGGAGGatcagtgtgatggttggtaACTgtccacacgtaaccggtgaaatcaggCCTGTCACTCATGCCTGCAATGGTCTATAATGCGCGTATAGCTAAATCACATTATCAacatcatatatgtatacagtatgaaTTTAGCACacatcgcccccccccccccccccccccactggacattttcccctcctggacattttcccctccggACATTTCCCCCTCCCCATATGTGAATAAAATCTTCTGTGATCCGTCCTCCATTATCCATTGCCAAGGATGGATcttaatcattaaaacatttacaacatttacaaaCTGGAAAGTTGTGGTGAACttgcagcagtttttttttttcatgtgtagCGTTCAATTCAATTGAATCAACACTTTGTAGGACAATCCAGTCGGTACAACGGAAGCCCTATATCGGAAAATGACAGTAGACGGAAAGTTTATTCATGATAAatagatgttttattatttgcaacAACAAGcaatacaaataaaaagacTGTAGCCAGTGTGCCTGGCTTTTGGGTTAATCCGTTGACAGAGAACTGATTAGCATAGTAAGTGTAAAGATTATTGACTTGTCACAGCTTACTCCAAATTCTGGAGAACACAGGTCTATTCATTAAGCTTTAATCACAATACCGTTTGTTTCTTCTGTCCATTGTAGGCTACTTTTCTCACTTTTCTCACTTCACTGTACAGTTTTATTGAATGGTTTTATATACCATAAACATGCATATCTTCCTTTCATATGAGGACACCCAGCCTTATTATGGGAAGTTCCACTTTGAACTTTGCCGTTCACTTTTCCCGTGTTCAGGAGCCATATGTCTATATTGGGGCAAGTGGATTTTCGCCACAGAGCTTTTGTCCATATTCTTTTGAATCCATCCAAGACACCCCCATCGCCCATGgctgcgcccccccccccccccgtgcAATCTTACACCTCAATCACTTTGTATCGGATGGTTCTTTCATGGGCGTGCATGTCATCAGCTCTGTCCTATATATAGCCCCATATATAATTAGGCCTACCTGGATGGCGATCTGCTTTCTTTGTTACTTAAATTTCACTTCGCAGTGTTGACGGAATATACCCAGGACGGTATGCAAGCCTATTGCGCATTATGGTAGAtgaatataacatttttttttttaggaattcCTAAAGGCTtcaaatataggcctatttagtTTGGTGCCATGTGTCCACATGCAGCACGTATAAGGTGCATGGATTTTACAGTCACGTATATTTTGAGTTTGAAGTGTACATTGTAGAAACATTGTTTTAAACACCATAGgcttaaaatgtttaattcttACAACAGCTAAATTTGCGAAAATGGTAAGCTATATTCCTTATTTAATAGAAAGAAAGGCAATAAgaataactgaaaataaatgaaaggaatgaataattaaatgattatggcttaactaCACATCTGCAATATTCTGCCATGTCGAGGCGAAGTAAAGAAAAGAGAGTTCCattgactatttatttattttattgtgtttttacgccgtactcaagaatatttcacttatacgacggcggccagcattattgtgggtggaaaccggcagagcccggcgaaaacccacgaccatccgcgggttgctgcaaaaccttcccacttacggccggagaagaagccaacatgaactgacttgaactcacagcgactgcatgggtgagagactcctggcaTTTTGCTGCGCTATCCATTGACTATGTTGGAAGCATTATATAATGCTTTCAGACaggaaaatgtgtcaaatttaTAAACATCTACATGGGTTTCGATTTCTAGATgtacaaaaaacaatgaaaccTTTTAGTTTTCACTTTTTGACTTTTAGTTCTGATTTTAGCCCTTTTGAGTTTTGGAAGAGCCCTGTATACGGAACATTGCGATGGCACGCTATGGTTCACGTGCCAGCAATATTTGTGACCACACATAATATATGCTGTCTCCAAGTCATTCTGACCGAACACGTATTGTAATTTAACTACACCCTCACCACTTCCTTTACATAGGCAATGAACGCGTGTCCATTAGAAAGGGCCATTCTTCCACCGACGCGTGTCCGGTTCAACAACCATTCTAAACTCCAAATAATTAAGAACGAACCATTCAGGTCCATTTTCTcccgcgtttttttttttcgttctcTTTATACTTGACGCGCTGCCCGTGCAAATAGCGAAATGTTCACATTAAGGCATTCATTGAAATGCCCTATACAGCCCCCAAGCGCATGCACGTCATTTAACGCGCACAGCTGTTACCTTATTTGAGCAAAGGCATGCTGAATCCATCATAAAAGCCGTTGCAGCGATATGCGCGCACCTGCTGTTCCATAGCCTGCA from Liolophura sinensis isolate JHLJ2023 chromosome 3, CUHK_Ljap_v2, whole genome shotgun sequence carries:
- the LOC135463717 gene encoding peflin-like; its protein translation is MAGYGYGQGPPGGYGQPGYGAPPHGQPGYGAPGGYGQPGYGAPPGQGMIPPGVDPQVYQWFIAVDADRSGKISAIELQQALTNTNWSHFNPEVCRLMIGMFDRDQSGTIDLLEFQSLWTYIQQWRGVFQQYDRDRSGAIEGAELHTALSQMGYNLSPNFINLVVCKFDVQARRQLTLDNFIQACVMLRSITETFRQKDTGGMGTIQISYEDFMTMAMLNKP